One genomic window of Borreliella burgdorferi B31 includes the following:
- a CDS encoding S2/P23 family protein — MVFRTYKHLELIMLPMLMLSCAFFKKPQSVHQDSNTGKPISDEKLHLISGKISNKKLPIINSNHDVTWIKTKAMTILGEDGKEIPEFKNKFGYSYIISPVKMDGKYSYYASLLILFETTKNGDDEYEIEDVKFVTAGSTLELKNSLLAVENSQEEGYVTAYPFGILMSDEIKNAFKLTYKNGHWNYMLADLTVKNKLTQETKIYKISLNSKLIIEFLKEVLKENSILKDIAGDLFEDI; from the coding sequence ATGGTATTTAGAACATATAAACATTTGGAACTAATAATGCTGCCCATGTTAATGCTGAGTTGCGCTTTTTTTAAGAAACCACAATCTGTACATCAAGACAGCAATACTGGCAAACCAATAAGCGATGAAAAATTACATTTAATATCAGGCAAAATTTCAAATAAAAAATTGCCAATCATAAATAGTAATCATGACGTAACTTGGATAAAAACAAAGGCAATGACAATCTTAGGCGAAGATGGAAAAGAAATACCAGAATTTAAAAACAAATTTGGATATTCTTATATAATATCTCCTGTAAAAATGGATGGAAAATATAGTTATTACGCGTCATTATTAATACTTTTTGAAACAACTAAAAATGGAGATGATGAATATGAAATTGAAGATGTTAAATTTGTAACAGCTGGTTCCACCCTAGAACTTAAAAATTCTCTTTTAGCTGTTGAAAATTCACAAGAAGAAGGATATGTTACTGCATACCCATTTGGAATATTGATGAGTGACGAGATTAAAAATGCTTTTAAATTAACATATAAAAATGGTCATTGGAATTATATGCTTGCAGATTTAACTGTCAAAAATAAACTTACTCAAGAAACTAAAATTTATAAAATTTCTCTTAATTCAAAATTAATTATTGAATTTTTAAAAGAAGTGCTAAAAGAAAATTCTATATTAAAAGACATAGCTGGAGATTTATTTGAAGATATATAA
- a CDS encoding S2/P23 family protein produces MSIKKFILTLIILSLAKNSFSENEINIFENENYIVKENIKTEIKKLKQSFLLASVDVAISQPYIELADLNGEPIKELEGISYSFINVFSKIGSSAIISFDLSNEASKKYKIIKLEFLSPDKGNFINQLSSLTSGKQQSKKELAKDAYSFGTLRTESLSKTIAEYYKDNNWYYILAAITVENNINKETEKYEIRINPKIYNDFQKKLRLHFKSNQIKKFPIPIIE; encoded by the coding sequence ATGAGCATTAAAAAATTTATTTTAACCTTGATAATTCTTTCTCTAGCTAAAAATAGCTTTTCTGAAAACGAAATTAATATCTTCGAAAACGAAAATTATATTGTAAAAGAAAATATAAAAACAGAAATTAAAAAACTAAAACAAAGTTTTTTACTTGCATCTGTTGATGTCGCCATTAGCCAACCCTACATAGAATTGGCAGATTTAAATGGAGAACCGATAAAAGAACTTGAAGGGATTAGTTATTCATTTATAAATGTATTTTCAAAAATTGGATCTTCTGCTATTATTTCATTTGACCTATCAAACGAAGCTTCCAAGAAATACAAAATCATAAAATTAGAATTTTTAAGTCCAGATAAAGGCAATTTTATTAACCAGCTAAGCAGCCTTACTAGTGGAAAACAGCAATCAAAAAAAGAGCTTGCAAAAGACGCTTACTCATTTGGTACATTAAGAACTGAATCTCTTTCAAAAACAATTGCAGAATATTACAAAGATAACAACTGGTATTATATTTTAGCAGCAATAACAGTAGAAAATAATATAAATAAAGAAACTGAAAAATACGAAATTAGAATTAACCCTAAAATATATAATGATTTTCAAAAAAAATTGAGATTACATTTTAAAAGCAACCAAATAAAAAAATTTCCAATACCCATTATAGAATAA
- the alr gene encoding alanine racemase has protein sequence MYNNKTMGSNKTIIINLNNLEHNLNLIKNKIGEKEIVATLKGDAYGHGLINIFKFLKSKNINYFGLSNIEDAKTLKKIDKNIKILMYIKVDKKEIKNLIKFELVPFVSDFEYLFLIEKECALQKNKIKVHLKIDIGMNRYGIKIDDALEIATYIQNSKFLELEGICSHLPSIENFKTTQKQIEQFLFFLETLKQKNIHPKFVHISNSGHIINYKLNPQFNMVRPGLILYGYCQSLKNKKPALNFKPVLSLFSKVIFIKNVKKGEKISYSGIFQAKEDMKIGIIPIGYFDGIPQNISNDFYFLINNKKCKIRGKVCMNLTIVEIPKDLKVKTGSKVEIVSEKLSIDEMSKFSKRSHYELLCNIGKYEKRKYLD, from the coding sequence ATGTATAATAATAAAACAATGGGTAGTAACAAAACAATAATAATAAATTTAAATAATTTAGAACATAACTTAAATTTAATTAAAAATAAAATTGGCGAAAAAGAAATAGTGGCCACCTTAAAAGGTGACGCATATGGTCACGGACTTATAAACATCTTTAAATTTTTAAAATCAAAAAACATAAATTATTTTGGACTTTCTAATATTGAAGATGCTAAAACACTTAAAAAAATTGATAAAAATATAAAAATATTAATGTACATTAAGGTGGATAAAAAAGAAATTAAAAATTTGATTAAATTTGAGTTAGTACCATTTGTTTCTGATTTTGAATATCTATTTTTAATAGAAAAAGAATGCGCATTGCAAAAAAATAAAATAAAAGTCCACTTAAAAATTGATATCGGAATGAATAGATATGGAATAAAAATAGATGATGCCCTTGAAATAGCTACATATATTCAAAATTCAAAATTTCTAGAACTAGAAGGGATCTGCTCACATCTCCCATCAATAGAAAACTTTAAAACCACACAAAAGCAAATAGAGCAATTCTTATTTTTTTTAGAAACACTAAAACAAAAAAATATTCATCCCAAATTTGTCCATATTTCTAATTCAGGGCACATTATTAACTACAAACTAAATCCACAATTTAATATGGTAAGACCAGGTCTTATTCTTTACGGTTACTGTCAATCGCTAAAAAACAAAAAACCTGCTTTAAATTTTAAGCCTGTATTAAGTTTATTTTCAAAAGTAATATTTATCAAAAATGTCAAAAAGGGTGAAAAAATTTCATATTCGGGTATATTTCAAGCCAAAGAAGATATGAAAATAGGAATTATTCCAATCGGATATTTTGATGGAATACCTCAAAATATAAGTAATGATTTTTATTTTTTAATAAACAATAAAAAATGTAAAATAAGAGGAAAAGTTTGCATGAATCTGACAATAGTAGAAATTCCCAAAGACCTAAAAGTTAAAACAGGTTCAAAAGTAGAAATTGTATCAGAAAAATTAAGTATAGATGAAATGAGTAAATTTTCTAAAAGAAGTCATTATGAATTACTATGTAATATAGGAAAATACGAAAAGAGAAAATACTTAGATTAA
- a CDS encoding calcium/sodium antiporter, whose translation MQHLIQFFYVGFGIFLLYLGGNLLLKSSVGIATYLKVPTLLIGVTIVSFSTSAPELFTSLVAAFKGKNEIVVSNVIGSNIINMLLALPLAGFFLKIKADFKRLKLSFMFLFLLMFLLLLLSFDFRSYSFFVTPYNRFSSFSILILFLSYLLLFYKEEKEYASLENSFQEGASNLNQSFNFIFFNLLSFAISMYFLYLGSKLLVDGALYIANNVFNVSEKLIGIILVAFGTSVPELVVSLFAIIRKESDIAFGNIIGSNIFNIGFILASSSFFRPILLQDIYILDFSIMVFITLVLFLVVKFKGVFGRGISLIFLLLYFLYNLMLFNFY comes from the coding sequence TTGCAACATTTAATTCAATTTTTTTACGTAGGATTTGGGATTTTTTTATTGTATCTTGGTGGTAATTTACTTTTAAAAAGTTCAGTTGGCATTGCTACTTATTTAAAAGTTCCAACACTTTTAATAGGAGTTACAATAGTATCTTTTTCAACAAGTGCTCCAGAGCTTTTTACAAGTTTGGTGGCAGCTTTTAAGGGTAAAAACGAAATTGTTGTTTCTAATGTTATTGGTAGCAATATTATTAATATGTTGCTTGCTCTGCCTTTAGCAGGATTCTTTTTAAAGATTAAGGCAGATTTTAAAAGACTTAAGCTTTCTTTTATGTTTCTGTTTTTATTAATGTTTCTTCTTTTATTGCTTTCATTTGATTTTAGATCTTACTCTTTTTTTGTAACACCTTATAATCGTTTTAGCTCATTTAGTATTTTAATTTTATTTTTATCCTATTTGTTGCTTTTTTATAAAGAAGAAAAAGAGTATGCCAGCTTAGAAAATTCTTTCCAAGAAGGTGCAAGTAATTTAAATCAGAGTTTTAACTTTATATTTTTTAACTTGTTAAGTTTTGCTATTAGCATGTATTTTCTTTATTTGGGATCGAAATTATTGGTAGATGGAGCTCTTTACATTGCCAACAATGTTTTTAATGTTAGTGAAAAGTTGATTGGAATTATACTTGTAGCTTTTGGGACAAGTGTTCCCGAGCTTGTTGTATCTCTTTTTGCAATAATTAGAAAAGAATCAGACATTGCATTTGGCAACATTATTGGTAGTAATATTTTTAATATCGGATTTATTTTAGCTAGTAGTAGTTTTTTCAGACCTATCTTATTGCAAGATATTTATATTTTAGATTTTAGTATAATGGTGTTTATAACTTTAGTTTTATTTTTAGTGGTTAAATTTAAAGGGGTTTTTGGTAGGGGCATTTCTTTAATTTTTTTGCTTTTATATTTTTTATATAATTTAATGTTATTTAACTTTTATTGA
- a CDS encoding putative glycoside hydrolase, whose protein sequence is MYMKIFIYWVVIFFFSVFKVFSIYSLTDEEFFKKYSLFFVHKGFLSKNVNGKITKVQVNGINSRWVYPFYKLVPSRITSIYEDVYSSSSFLTTSNNLYVSYDYSKNFRKLVGIDKFNSGAYITSSAFSQGDYKRIAIGTAIHGIYLSVNGAISFKNLNRLIPQIYLGAGYYDIISAIEFSKEETNNLYFSSGVYGDIFLISQKSGFIKKISFPFKKQIIRILDLSSKNVEKILVRTYDNHFYSYINGQWVFIGKLSLQDQDFFEKSQRMQLAKNKGSIYLTAYTLRNKKAVDERFKFIKDSGMNAVVIDFKDDNGNLTYSSKLSLPNKLRSVKNFIDVPYILKKAKELGIYVIARCVVFKDSKLYYYDNFKHALWNKKTNKPWAHLIKKVDSSGLVKYVQVEHWVDIFSPATWEYNISIAKEIQSFGVDEIQFDYIRFPSDGPVSLAISRMNKYEMQPVDALESFLIMAREQLYVPISVDIYGYNGWFPTNSIGQNISMLSDYVDVISPMFYPSHYTDDFLPSNFYYTKRAYRIYKEGSDRALAFSLDGVVIRPYVQAFLLGKERLVDDEIYLEYLKFQLKGIKESFGSGFSLWNASNVYYMIKGSLKEYLDSF, encoded by the coding sequence ATGTATATGAAAATTTTTATCTATTGGGTAGTTATTTTCTTCTTTTCTGTTTTCAAGGTTTTTAGTATATATTCATTAACCGATGAAGAATTTTTTAAAAAATATAGTTTATTTTTTGTTCATAAAGGATTTTTAAGTAAAAATGTTAATGGGAAAATAACCAAAGTTCAAGTCAATGGGATAAATTCTAGGTGGGTTTACCCTTTTTATAAGCTTGTTCCTAGTCGAATTACTTCTATTTATGAGGATGTTTATTCTTCAAGTTCATTTTTGACTACAAGTAACAATCTTTATGTTTCTTATGATTATTCAAAAAATTTTAGAAAATTAGTAGGAATTGATAAATTTAATAGCGGTGCATATATTACATCTAGTGCCTTTTCTCAAGGAGATTACAAGCGTATTGCTATTGGAACTGCGATTCATGGTATTTATCTTAGTGTTAATGGAGCTATTAGTTTTAAAAATTTAAATCGTTTGATTCCGCAGATTTATTTAGGTGCAGGATATTACGATATTATTAGTGCTATTGAATTTTCAAAAGAAGAGACAAATAATTTATATTTTTCCTCTGGAGTTTATGGAGATATTTTTTTAATTAGTCAGAAAAGTGGATTTATTAAAAAAATATCTTTTCCTTTCAAAAAGCAAATAATACGTATTTTAGACTTATCTAGTAAGAATGTAGAAAAAATTTTAGTCAGAACATATGACAATCATTTTTATTCTTATATTAATGGGCAATGGGTATTTATTGGAAAATTATCTTTGCAGGATCAGGATTTTTTTGAAAAATCACAAAGGATGCAGCTTGCTAAAAATAAAGGGTCTATTTATTTAACAGCATATACATTGCGTAATAAGAAGGCAGTTGATGAAAGATTTAAATTTATTAAAGATTCAGGTATGAATGCTGTTGTAATTGATTTTAAAGATGATAATGGTAATTTGACTTATTCTAGCAAGCTTTCTTTGCCCAATAAGTTGAGATCTGTTAAAAACTTTATTGATGTTCCTTATATTCTTAAAAAAGCAAAAGAGCTTGGAATTTATGTTATTGCTAGATGTGTTGTATTTAAAGATTCAAAATTGTATTATTATGATAATTTTAAACACGCCCTTTGGAATAAAAAAACCAATAAACCTTGGGCTCATTTGATTAAAAAAGTTGATTCTAGTGGTCTTGTGAAATATGTACAAGTAGAGCATTGGGTAGATATTTTTTCTCCTGCTACTTGGGAATATAATATTTCTATCGCAAAAGAAATTCAATCTTTTGGAGTTGACGAGATACAATTTGATTATATTAGATTTCCATCAGATGGGCCTGTGTCTCTTGCAATCTCAAGAATGAATAAGTATGAGATGCAACCCGTTGATGCACTTGAATCTTTTTTGATTATGGCAAGAGAACAGCTTTATGTTCCTATTTCTGTTGATATTTATGGGTACAATGGCTGGTTTCCTACTAATAGTATTGGGCAAAATATTTCAATGTTATCAGATTATGTTGACGTCATATCTCCTATGTTTTATCCTTCGCATTATACTGATGATTTTTTGCCAAGCAATTTTTATTACACAAAAAGAGCTTATAGGATTTATAAAGAGGGGAGTGATAGAGCACTTGCTTTTTCTTTAGATGGGGTTGTTATTAGGCCTTATGTTCAAGCTTTTTTATTAGGAAAAGAAAGATTGGTGGATGACGAGATTTATTTGGAGTATTTAAAGTTTCAGCTTAAAGGAATTAAAGAGTCATTTGGTAGTGGCTTTAGCCTTTGGAATGCATCTAATGTTTATTATATGATTAAAGGTAGTTTAAAAGAATATTTAGATTCTTTTTAA
- the malQ gene encoding 4-alpha-glucanotransferase — protein sequence MKYKKTRINLNLKRKSGILLNISSLPSKYGIGDLGKGAYKFIDFLFASSQSYWQMFAYSPIDFTRSPPYSIFSAFAGNVYYIDLEALDKFIDSDLSLLKENETRYSDLKKISFKDKFLKEAALNFINRASADEVRSFEKFKKKSSYWLLDFASFVAFKEYFFKESKNAFNVLFDRGILKRNEKDLFKLRNILSKEIKVQEVLQYFFFSQFQALKRYANDKGIELIMNVPFFIAYDSADVWAYQKYFKLRFDASKDKIAGISPDYFLEQEQAWDSAAYSWNVLKKFKYEWWAKRIGVLRKYADIIKIDHFRGFVSTWEVSAGESYAFNGLWVKSPGRDFFNFILNEIKDLKIWVEDFQNDLEDVSRLRDFFNFPGMKIMNLAFDFDSSNQNLPHNYIKNCIVYTGSGDNDTIREFINSLDDLHKKYIFDYLNTNENFVVWDMIRSAMGSVSDNVIVSMQDYINLGDKFSANIPKSTLDNCIFRLLESDLDATLSQNISFITRLYGRA from the coding sequence ATGAAATATAAAAAAACAAGGATTAATTTAAACTTAAAAAGAAAAAGTGGTATTTTGCTTAACATAAGCTCTTTACCATCTAAATATGGCATTGGAGATTTAGGGAAAGGAGCTTATAAATTTATAGATTTTTTGTTTGCATCTTCTCAAAGTTATTGGCAAATGTTTGCTTATTCCCCTATTGATTTTACAAGATCTCCCCCTTATTCAATTTTTTCGGCTTTTGCTGGCAATGTTTATTATATTGATTTAGAAGCCCTTGACAAATTTATAGATTCAGATTTAAGTCTTTTAAAAGAAAATGAAACCAGGTATTCTGATTTAAAAAAAATAAGTTTTAAAGATAAATTTCTTAAAGAAGCCGCTTTAAATTTTATTAATAGAGCTTCGGCTGATGAGGTTAGAAGCTTTGAAAAATTTAAAAAAAAGTCTTCTTATTGGCTTTTAGATTTTGCAAGTTTTGTTGCGTTTAAAGAATATTTTTTTAAAGAGTCAAAGAATGCTTTTAATGTTCTTTTTGATAGAGGAATTCTTAAAAGAAATGAAAAAGATTTATTTAAATTGAGAAATATCCTTTCAAAAGAGATTAAAGTGCAAGAGGTATTGCAGTATTTCTTTTTTTCACAGTTTCAAGCTTTAAAGCGCTATGCAAATGATAAGGGGATTGAGCTAATTATGAACGTGCCTTTTTTTATAGCATATGACTCTGCTGATGTTTGGGCATACCAAAAATATTTTAAGCTAAGATTTGATGCAAGCAAAGATAAGATTGCAGGAATTTCTCCAGATTATTTTTTAGAACAAGAGCAAGCTTGGGATAGTGCAGCTTATAGCTGGAATGTTTTAAAGAAATTTAAGTATGAATGGTGGGCAAAAAGGATTGGGGTTTTAAGAAAGTATGCAGATATAATTAAAATTGATCATTTCAGAGGTTTTGTTTCTACTTGGGAAGTTAGTGCGGGCGAGTCTTATGCTTTTAATGGGTTGTGGGTAAAGTCGCCAGGACGAGATTTTTTCAATTTTATTTTAAATGAAATTAAAGATTTAAAAATTTGGGTTGAAGATTTTCAAAATGATCTTGAAGATGTTTCAAGACTAAGAGATTTTTTTAATTTTCCAGGAATGAAAATAATGAATCTTGCCTTTGATTTTGATTCAAGCAATCAAAATCTTCCTCATAATTATATTAAAAATTGCATAGTTTACACAGGAAGTGGTGATAATGATACAATACGAGAGTTTATTAATTCTTTAGATGATTTGCATAAAAAGTACATTTTTGATTATTTAAATACAAATGAAAATTTTGTTGTTTGGGACATGATAAGAAGTGCTATGGGTAGTGTTTCTGATAATGTGATAGTGTCAATGCAAGATTATATTAATTTAGGAGATAAATTTAGTGCAAATATCCCAAAAAGCACTTTAGATAATTGTATTTTTAGATTATTAGAAAGTGATTTAGATGCTACTTTGAGTCAAAATATAAGTTTTATTACAAGGCTTTATGGCAGGGCTTAA